The following are from one region of the Aquila chrysaetos chrysaetos chromosome 23, bAquChr1.4, whole genome shotgun sequence genome:
- the LOC115334642 gene encoding granulocyte-macrophage colony-stimulating factor receptor subunit alpha-like isoform X1 yields the protein MKKKMTAPLTLIFMTQWTLLITQLCVGWHCTDGMNGSAIENFSCVIYNISLMNCTWQPGRDAPGDTQYFLYWQNPIYDDVMECELYIKDENGRNTGCMFQNVRIEPEKAYFLVNGSSKDALIQFYDEYIQLYKIEKLMPPSNITVNCDEIKNYCIIQWQQPQISHSNKDNCFKYEINIKYKDNPEGKTKYTSIQEWANSHTFQRSNTRKKYLLKMRAAGSACFVSPAWGEWSAPVEFGNEEIISSSVWILLVVAIATSLVVIGAILFCKRTGCWKAAFPQIPEPKQVFRGLPDTNPKLMESKIQSITSENEEIILITDVVK from the exons atgaagaaaaaaatgactgctCCTCTTACACTCATCTTCATGACCCAGTGGACGTTGCTGATCACCCAGTTGTGTGTTGGCTGGCACTGCACAGATG GCATGAATGGATCAGCCATTGAAAACTTCTCCTGTGTGATTTATAACATCTCCCTCATGAACTGCACttggcagccaggcagggatgctccaggAGATACCCAATATTTTCTCTACTGGCAGAACCCGAT ATATGATGATGTGATGGAATGTGAGCTCTACATTAAAGAtgaaaatggcagaaacacAGGATGTATGTTCCAAAATGTGAGGATAGAGCCTGAAAAAGCTTACTTCCTAGTGAATGGGTCTAGCAAAGACGCCCTGATCCAGTTCTATGATGAGTACATTCAACTGTATAAAATTG aaaagctcaTGCCTCCATCAAATATCACTGTCAACTgtgatgaaattaaaaattattgcatAATTCAATGGCAACAACCCCAAATAAGTCATTCTAACAAAGAcaactgttttaaatatgaaatcaaCATAAAGTATAAG GATAATCCTGAAGGGAAAACCAAATATACTTCTATACAA gAATGGGCAAACAGTCACACGTTTCAAAGATCCAATACAAGAAAGAAGTACCTCTTGAAAATGAGAGCTGCTGGCAGCGCCTGCTTCGTGAGCCCAGCCTGGGGAGAGTGGAGTGCACCAGTTGAGTTTG gaaatgaagaaattatttcttcttcagtatgGATTTTACTTGTGGTAGCTATTGCAACATCCTTAGTGGTAATCGGTGCaattttgttctgcaaaag GACTGGCTGTtggaaagcagcatttccaCAAATCCCAGAGCCAAAACAAGTATTTCGTGGACTGCCTGATACAAATCCAAAG
- the LOC115334642 gene encoding granulocyte-macrophage colony-stimulating factor receptor subunit alpha-like isoform X2 produces the protein MKKKMTAPLTLIFMTQWTLLITQLCVGWHCTDGMNGSAIENFSCVIYNISLMNCTWQPGRDAPGDTQYFLYWQNPIYDDVMECELYIKDENGRNTGCMFQNVRIEPEKAYFLVNGSSKDALIQFYDEYIQLYKIEKLMPPSNITVNCDEIKNYCIIQWQQPQISHSNKDNCFKYEINIKYKDNPEGKTKYTSIQEWANSHTFQRSNTRKKYLLKMRAAGSACFVSPAWGEWSAPVEFGKNKSMPWATLPPAMSCLPHALPRT, from the exons atgaagaaaaaaatgactgctCCTCTTACACTCATCTTCATGACCCAGTGGACGTTGCTGATCACCCAGTTGTGTGTTGGCTGGCACTGCACAGATG GCATGAATGGATCAGCCATTGAAAACTTCTCCTGTGTGATTTATAACATCTCCCTCATGAACTGCACttggcagccaggcagggatgctccaggAGATACCCAATATTTTCTCTACTGGCAGAACCCGAT ATATGATGATGTGATGGAATGTGAGCTCTACATTAAAGAtgaaaatggcagaaacacAGGATGTATGTTCCAAAATGTGAGGATAGAGCCTGAAAAAGCTTACTTCCTAGTGAATGGGTCTAGCAAAGACGCCCTGATCCAGTTCTATGATGAGTACATTCAACTGTATAAAATTG aaaagctcaTGCCTCCATCAAATATCACTGTCAACTgtgatgaaattaaaaattattgcatAATTCAATGGCAACAACCCCAAATAAGTCATTCTAACAAAGAcaactgttttaaatatgaaatcaaCATAAAGTATAAG GATAATCCTGAAGGGAAAACCAAATATACTTCTATACAA gAATGGGCAAACAGTCACACGTTTCAAAGATCCAATACAAGAAAGAAGTACCTCTTGAAAATGAGAGCTGCTGGCAGCGCCTGCTTCGTGAGCCCAGCCTGGGGAGAGTGGAGTGCACCAGTTGAGTTTGGTAAAAACAAATCCATGCCTTGGGCTACTCTTCCCCCAGCGATGTCCTGTCTACCTCACGCATTGCCACGCACCTAA